The genome window ACCGCGGAGTACGAGGTCAAGCCGCAGGGCGACGAGATCGCGGTCGAGCTGCGCGCCGGCAGCGACTCCACGGCCCAGGCCGCTCCGACTCAGCCGGGCCCGCCCGACGTGTCTCCGGACGACGAGGCGGCGTTCGCGCAGGCGGCGAGCGAGGCCGCGCCCGCCGCGCCCGACGCCACCGCGCCCGCGGCGCCGTCGGTGCCCGTGCCCAAGGCGAAGTCCGCGCCCGCGAAGCCCGCGGCGGCGGCCAAGACGGCCGCGGCGAGCGGTCCCGCCAAGGCCAAGCTGAAGGCGCTGGTCGCGAGCGCGAACGGCATCGAGATCCAGGCCGACGGCCCGATCGACAACGTCGACACCTTCCTGCTCGCGAACCCCGACCGCGTGGTCGTCGACCTGTTCGGGGCGAAGAGCGGCATGGCCAAGGCCAAGCAGTCGTTCGCCGACGGCATCGTGTCACAGGCGCGCGTCGGCGAGCACCCGGACAAGGTGCGCGTGGTGCTCGACCTGCGCTCGAAGACCGGCAAGCCGACCGTGGTCCCGACCGACAAGGGCGTGCGCATCGAGCTCAGCGCCGACGGCAAGAGCGCCTCGGCGACTGACTCGGCCAGCGCAGCGCCTGCGGCGCCGAACACCGCCGCCGAGGCCGCGCCCGCGGGTGACTCCGCGCCGATGGCCGCCGACGCCGCGACCGGTGACGCCACCGTGCAGAGCGTGCACTTCGAGTCTCTGCCCGGCGTCGACCGCGTCGTGCTGACGCTCGGCAAGAAGGTCACGGCCACCCAGTTCGAGCCCGATCCGAGCACGCTCATGGTGCTCTTGAAGGGCGCGATGATCGACGCCGCGACCGAGCGGCGCGTGGACACCAAGGAGTTCGGCGGCCCGATCGAGATGTTCTCCGTCTTCAAGACGCCCGACATCCCGACGCCCGAGGTGCGCGTGCTCCTGAAGCGCAACACGCCCGAGAAGGCCAAGCTCACCTGGGACGGCGGCCAGCTGCGCATCGAGATGGCGCGCCCCGGCGGCGCGCCTCCCGCGGCGCCCGCGAGCGCTGACTCCGGTGCGGCCGCGTCGGCCGACTCGGCGGCGCCGGTCCCGGCGGACCTGCCCGCGGACGCGGGTGCGGCTCCGGCGGCCCCGGCGGCGGGTGGCGACATGGCGGCGGCTCCGGCCGGTGACCCGCACGCGGCGGGTGACTCGCACGGCGCGGAGCCCAGCCGCGCGGTGCCGGCCGACATCGGCAAGAAGGCGCCCGCGCCGATCAAGACCGCGAACGGCG of Myxococcota bacterium contains these proteins:
- a CDS encoding AMIN domain-containing protein, giving the protein MTRRVSLTMWTLRAVAALALAAIPPQARALGAEVKTISAVEVQNDGGVTRIVLRGAKDAIYTAFMKDNPPRLIIELPDVNFENVNTPIAVKNGLVDEVTLGAFGDVKAGHNMARVSIALAKTAEYEVKPQGDEIAVELRAGSDSTAQAAPTQPGPPDVSPDDEAAFAQAASEAAPAAPDATAPAAPSVPVPKAKSAPAKPAAAAKTAAASGPAKAKLKALVASANGIEIQADGPIDNVDTFLLANPDRVVVDLFGAKSGMAKAKQSFADGIVSQARVGEHPDKVRVVLDLRSKTGKPTVVPTDKGVRIELSADGKSASATDSASAAPAAPNTAAEAAPAGDSAPMAADAATGDATVQSVHFESLPGVDRVVLTLGKKVTATQFEPDPSTLMVLLKGAMIDAATERRVDTKEFGGPIEMFSVFKTPDIPTPEVRVLLKRNTPEKAKLTWDGGQLRIEMARPGGAPPAAPASADSGAAASADSAAPVPADLPADAGAAPAAPAAGGDMAAAPAGDPHAAGDSHGAEPSRAVPADIGKKAPAPIKTANGGQVAFDPFLDGPADPASIDILEEGGFDEEKQYQGRRISLDFKDADIGNILRLIAEVSDLNVIAGQDVAGKVTIRLVDVPWDQALDVILLTKGLGFVRIGNILRIAPTDVLKTEREARLQERRSREKLEDLVVKLQPVNFAKAGDLDKLVKRLLSTRGSVNVDER